In Paenibacillus sp. FSL M7-0420, a single genomic region encodes these proteins:
- a CDS encoding glycosyltransferase family 39 protein, giving the protein MTKKVRAAATVILMLLLFILPVTSIYAEGNLLQNPGFEEGGDGAPAGWSKDMWIAGDAAGSISVQSEEVHSGSKAAVIENLEPNHLKWVQTITVLPDSYYRISGYVKIASIAGGGIGANIFPVGIGGGYPATSDTGGEWQRLEFIGQTGKEQTEIGIGAALGGYANLIQGKAYFDDLSVEKLDTVPEGSNIISLDSGAQAPPADADGGSKPEEVPHKVSPAKLLLLSGVFCLFFAFLYTRAFRSERLLRQEDVIYTRWLYVLFGAAFILRIWIGLTAQGYKNDMNTFMAWGQRLTDLGPGKFYEEGYFADYPPGYLYVLYLLSLLRGLFNFAGGSGAETVLFKLPAILSDLVLGWIIYKSARTRLGSGLAMGLMMLFLFNPAVLMDSAAWGQADSFFLIFLLLSIMGVVDKRFVRAAVFFAVATLIKPQALIFTPVLLLAFYHHRAWKQLALGALYGLGIFLVLAAPFFWNNGGFAGLINLYKSTLSSYPYSTVNAFNLYALTDPMWSALDVTWLGIPYRIWGFIFILVAVALAAYYSFNTKDRKDLSKSYFIAMVLITIVFVFGTKMHERYLYPVLILSLFAFMESRDRRFLTLFLGFSLTQYINVGYTLAYLNTGGNPPADGIVLVTAITTIILAIYLLYIGYDVYIRRTVKLLPEPVTPKEAYAADLLLAEGIKPLAAAERRSPLKLKRRDWIWMLGITVLYGALALYHLGDNKAPETLWEPAASGESFYVDLGEAHQLERVNVFGGVGTGKFQLEFSQTPDNWSSPLEVSEDVGNVFIWKSQPLNVSARYVKLSVTSPGFTLNEMAFYEQGAPEVPLTIASVTPDSGAAAKRGMPANLFDEQSVIPKNSNFMNSTYFDEIYHARTAYEHYHNIVPYENTHPPLGKLLIGVGMELFGVNPFGWRIIGTLFGIAMLPLIYIMAMRLFRKTTYAALAAGLFALDFMHFTQTRISTIDVYGVFFIMLMFYFMQRYFTMNFYRMPLRTTLAPLFWSGLFFGIGVASKWIVIYGGAGLAIMLVLSLLDRYREYKAAGRLLAEGKLSGQELKAACRTADQSFWKNTIITLASCIGFFVIIPGIIYSLSFIPSLSASAEGFTVKGLIDAQKNMYNYHSQLVATHPFASSWWEWPFMKRPVWFFSGGEGLPAGKASSIVTMGNPLIWWTGIFTMLAAVWFTLKRRDKSLYMIWIGFFSQYVPWMLVPRETFLYHYFAMVPFMILSIVYILKLLDGRFQGARYLRYAYVAAAAILFVMFYPVLSGMQVNSSYIIHVLRWFPSWVF; this is encoded by the coding sequence GCCGGAGATGCGGCGGGCTCCATATCCGTTCAGTCCGAAGAGGTTCATTCCGGCAGCAAGGCTGCGGTTATCGAGAATCTGGAGCCCAATCACCTGAAGTGGGTGCAGACCATTACCGTCTTGCCGGATAGTTACTACAGAATCTCTGGATATGTCAAAATAGCCAGCATCGCAGGCGGGGGGATCGGGGCCAATATTTTCCCGGTAGGCATTGGCGGCGGTTATCCCGCTACTAGCGATACCGGCGGGGAATGGCAGCGTCTGGAGTTCATCGGCCAGACCGGCAAGGAGCAGACCGAGATCGGAATCGGCGCTGCGCTGGGCGGCTATGCCAATCTGATTCAGGGTAAAGCCTATTTCGATGATCTGTCCGTAGAGAAGCTGGATACAGTGCCGGAGGGATCGAATATCATCTCACTGGACAGCGGAGCCCAGGCTCCGCCGGCAGATGCGGACGGCGGAAGCAAGCCGGAGGAAGTGCCGCATAAAGTATCGCCGGCCAAGCTGCTGCTGCTTTCCGGAGTATTCTGTTTGTTCTTTGCTTTTCTATACACAAGAGCCTTCCGCAGTGAGCGTCTGCTGAGACAGGAGGATGTAATCTATACCCGCTGGCTGTACGTCTTGTTTGGAGCGGCATTCATCCTGCGCATCTGGATCGGCCTTACGGCACAGGGCTATAAGAATGATATGAACACCTTCATGGCCTGGGGACAGCGCCTGACCGACCTTGGACCGGGCAAATTCTATGAGGAAGGTTATTTTGCTGATTACCCGCCGGGGTACTTATATGTGCTATACCTGCTTAGTCTGCTGCGTGGATTGTTTAACTTTGCCGGCGGATCAGGTGCCGAGACGGTTCTCTTCAAGCTGCCGGCGATTCTCTCTGATCTGGTGCTTGGCTGGATTATCTATAAGAGCGCACGTACCAGGCTCGGCTCCGGGCTGGCTATGGGGCTGATGATGCTGTTCCTGTTCAATCCCGCTGTACTGATGGATTCGGCAGCCTGGGGGCAGGCGGACTCCTTTTTCCTCATCTTCCTGCTGCTCAGTATAATGGGGGTTGTCGATAAGCGCTTCGTACGTGCGGCGGTCTTCTTTGCCGTCGCTACATTGATCAAGCCGCAGGCGCTGATTTTCACACCTGTACTGCTGCTTGCCTTCTACCATCACCGGGCCTGGAAGCAGCTTGCGCTGGGCGCCCTGTACGGATTGGGGATTTTCCTTGTCCTCGCAGCCCCGTTCTTCTGGAACAACGGCGGTTTTGCAGGCTTGATTAACCTCTACAAAAGCACACTGTCCTCCTATCCGTATTCCACAGTGAATGCATTCAATCTGTATGCCTTGACTGACCCGATGTGGTCGGCACTGGATGTGACCTGGCTCGGCATACCGTATCGTATATGGGGCTTTATTTTCATCCTGGTGGCAGTAGCACTTGCTGCTTATTATTCCTTCAATACCAAGGACCGCAAGGATCTCTCCAAGTCCTACTTCATCGCTATGGTGCTGATCACGATTGTCTTCGTATTCGGTACCAAAATGCATGAGCGTTACTTGTATCCGGTACTGATTCTGTCCTTATTCGCCTTCATGGAGAGCCGGGACCGGCGGTTCCTGACCCTGTTCCTCGGGTTCTCCCTGACCCAGTACATCAATGTTGGTTATACACTGGCGTACCTGAATACCGGCGGAAATCCGCCGGCTGACGGCATTGTTCTGGTTACAGCTATTACCACTATCATTCTTGCGATATATCTTCTCTATATTGGATACGATGTATATATCCGCCGAACTGTGAAGCTTTTGCCTGAGCCGGTTACCCCCAAGGAGGCGTACGCAGCAGATCTGCTGCTTGCAGAAGGCATCAAGCCGCTTGCCGCTGCTGAGCGGCGTTCTCCGCTGAAGCTGAAGCGCAGAGACTGGATCTGGATGCTCGGTATCACCGTACTATACGGGGCACTTGCCCTCTATCATCTGGGAGATAACAAGGCACCTGAGACTCTGTGGGAGCCGGCAGCCAGCGGCGAGAGCTTCTATGTGGATCTGGGGGAGGCCCATCAACTGGAGCGGGTCAATGTGTTCGGCGGTGTCGGAACAGGGAAGTTTCAGCTGGAATTCAGCCAGACCCCTGATAATTGGAGCAGCCCGCTTGAGGTGAGCGAGGATGTGGGCAATGTCTTCATCTGGAAAAGCCAGCCGCTTAACGTATCCGCAAGATATGTCAAGCTCTCGGTTACGTCTCCAGGCTTCACGCTCAATGAGATGGCCTTCTATGAGCAGGGGGCACCGGAGGTTCCTCTGACGATAGCAAGCGTGACACCCGATTCGGGAGCAGCAGCTAAAAGAGGAATGCCGGCCAATCTGTTCGACGAGCAGTCCGTCATACCCAAGAACTCTAATTTCATGAACAGTACGTATTTTGATGAGATCTATCATGCCCGTACGGCTTATGAGCATTATCATAATATTGTTCCTTATGAGAATACGCATCCGCCGCTTGGCAAGCTGCTGATCGGGGTAGGGATGGAGCTGTTCGGCGTCAATCCGTTCGGGTGGCGGATCATAGGGACCTTGTTCGGGATTGCAATGCTGCCGCTGATCTATATCATGGCGATGCGGTTGTTCCGTAAGACCACCTATGCTGCACTGGCAGCGGGACTATTCGCTCTGGACTTCATGCATTTCACCCAGACGCGGATATCGACCATCGATGTGTACGGTGTATTCTTCATTATGCTGATGTTCTATTTCATGCAGCGGTATTTCACGATGAATTTCTACCGGATGCCGCTGCGGACCACACTGGCTCCGCTGTTCTGGTCCGGCCTGTTCTTCGGAATCGGGGTTGCTTCGAAGTGGATCGTGATTTACGGCGGCGCGGGACTTGCTATTATGCTGGTGCTGTCGCTGCTGGACCGCTACCGGGAGTATAAGGCTGCCGGACGCCTGCTGGCTGAAGGCAAGCTGAGCGGTCAGGAGCTCAAAGCCGCCTGCCGGACTGCAGATCAGTCCTTCTGGAAGAACACGATCATCACGCTGGCCAGCTGCATCGGATTCTTCGTCATCATTCCGGGAATCATATACAGCCTGTCCTTCATTCCTTCACTATCTGCGTCGGCAGAGGGCTTCACCGTTAAGGGGCTGATTGATGCCCAGAAGAATATGTACAACTATCACAGCCAGCTTGTAGCTACACATCCGTTCGCCTCGTCCTGGTGGGAGTGGCCGTTCATGAAGCGTCCGGTGTGGTTCTTCAGCGGCGGCGAAGGCTTGCCTGCAGGCAAGGCGAGCAGCATAGTAACGATGGGCAATCCGCTGATCTGGTGGACAGGAATCTTCACGATGCTGGCTGCTGTATGGTTCACCCTGAAGCGCCGGGACAAGAGCCTGTATATGATCTGGATCGGCTTCTTCTCACAATATGTTCCGTGGATGCTTGTGCCGCGTGAGACGTTCCTGTACCATTACTTTGCGATGGTGCCGTTTATGATTCTATCCATTGTGTACATCCTGAAGCTGCTTGACGGCAGGTTCCAGGGTGCCAGATATCTGCGGTACGCCTATGTTGCGGCCGCCGCCATCCTGTTTGTAATGTTCTATCCGGTATTGTCCGGCATGCAGGTGAACAGCAGTTATATCATTCATGTACTTCGCTGGTTCCCTTCCTGGGTATTCTAG
- a CDS encoding glycosyltransferase family 2 protein produces MKARYSVIVPMYNEEEVIQVTYERLKKVMDGCGDSYELVFVNDGSRDRTAEIMRGISNTDEHVKLIDFSRNFGHQVAITAGMDYAEGQAVVVIDADLQDPPEVILQMIAKWKEGYEVVYAKRLKRHGETFFKKVTAKIFYRLLSSMTSVEIPTDTGDFRLIDRKVCDVLRGLKEKNRYVRGLVSWVGFRQTMVEYVREERFAGETKYPLKKMIRFALDGITSFSHKPLKIASYIGFFLSFSSFIYLFLVLFQKVFTSWTVPGWASIVGVNLLFNGIVLMLLGVIGEYIGRIYDESKDRPLYIVSETRGYPDAETEDTRKESDYAK; encoded by the coding sequence GTGAAGGCCAGATATAGTGTAATTGTGCCCATGTATAATGAGGAGGAAGTCATTCAGGTAACGTACGAGCGGCTCAAAAAAGTAATGGATGGTTGCGGCGATTCCTATGAGCTAGTATTCGTCAATGACGGCAGCCGGGACCGTACGGCTGAGATTATGCGCGGCATAAGCAATACGGATGAGCATGTCAAGCTGATTGACTTCTCCCGTAACTTCGGCCATCAGGTGGCGATTACGGCGGGTATGGATTATGCTGAAGGCCAGGCTGTTGTGGTCATTGACGCAGATCTCCAGGACCCGCCGGAGGTCATCCTGCAGATGATCGCCAAGTGGAAGGAAGGCTATGAGGTAGTCTATGCCAAGCGGCTGAAGCGCCACGGAGAGACCTTCTTCAAGAAGGTGACAGCCAAAATCTTTTACCGTCTGCTCAGCAGCATGACCAGTGTGGAGATTCCCACGGATACCGGGGACTTCCGGCTGATCGACCGTAAGGTCTGCGATGTGCTGCGCGGCCTGAAGGAGAAGAACCGTTATGTACGGGGGCTGGTAAGCTGGGTCGGCTTCCGGCAGACCATGGTGGAATATGTGCGGGAGGAACGCTTCGCCGGGGAGACGAAATATCCGCTTAAGAAAATGATCCGCTTTGCGCTCGACGGAATCACCTCCTTCTCGCACAAGCCGCTCAAAATCGCCTCGTATATCGGATTCTTCCTGTCCTTCTCCAGCTTCATCTACCTGTTTCTGGTCTTATTCCAGAAAGTCTTCACCTCTTGGACTGTACCGGGCTGGGCCTCCATTGTCGGGGTTAACCTGCTGTTTAACGGCATTGTGCTGATGCTGCTGGGCGTCATCGGGGAATACATCGGACGGATCTATGATGAATCGAAGGACAGACCGCTCTATATCGTAAGCGAGACACGGGGCTATCCGGATGCCGAGACCGAAGACACGCGGAAGGAAAGCGACTATGCAAAATAA
- a CDS encoding GtrA family protein: MQNKAWSAGMIQFLKFNAVGLLNTFIDFAVFTLLHSLGMLNTPAQIISYSAGTANSFVWNKKVTFKGRDRGGNSGFDRMQLVRFIVLNLLVLGISVLLIHLLTDRLGVQVLMAKVLVTFITVIINFFGSRKWVF, from the coding sequence ATGCAAAATAAGGCCTGGAGCGCAGGCATGATCCAGTTTCTGAAATTCAATGCGGTGGGCCTGCTTAACACGTTCATTGATTTTGCGGTATTTACCCTGCTGCATTCCCTGGGGATGCTCAACACCCCTGCACAGATTATTTCCTACAGCGCCGGGACGGCCAACAGCTTTGTCTGGAATAAGAAGGTGACCTTCAAGGGCCGGGACAGAGGAGGCAATAGCGGCTTTGACCGGATGCAGCTGGTGAGATTTATTGTGCTGAATCTGCTGGTGCTGGGCATTTCGGTGCTGCTGATTCATCTGCTGACTGACCGGCTGGGAGTCCAGGTGCTGATGGCCAAGGTGCTGGTTACCTTTATTACAGTAATCATTAATTTCTTTGGAAGCCGGAAGTGGGTATTCTAA
- a CDS encoding class D sortase produces the protein MRKLSYLIILAGVLIMLYPKGSEWYEDRQQQKLLEEAEQAYSEIVPSATAPASQDLSKPYAEVTQLLAEESGAEEPVPTTAPEIEVGGKITAIIEIDKIDLKLPVLEGANKTNMKHAAAHMKETAPIGAVGNAAIAAHRSRTAGRLFNRLDEVGKGDTITVITSGQEYKYVVYDVSIVEPTDISVLKGKDDDKILTLITCDPLVNPTHRLIIHAKLT, from the coding sequence ATGCGGAAGTTATCCTATTTGATTATACTTGCCGGGGTCCTGATTATGCTCTACCCCAAAGGAAGCGAATGGTACGAGGACCGTCAGCAGCAGAAGCTGCTGGAAGAGGCTGAACAGGCCTATAGTGAAATCGTTCCTTCGGCTACGGCTCCTGCCAGCCAGGATCTGAGTAAGCCTTATGCGGAAGTCACCCAGCTGCTGGCGGAAGAGTCTGGTGCGGAAGAGCCGGTGCCCACTACAGCGCCCGAGATTGAAGTGGGAGGCAAGATCACCGCTATTATTGAAATCGATAAAATCGATCTGAAGCTGCCTGTACTGGAGGGCGCCAACAAGACCAATATGAAGCATGCAGCGGCGCATATGAAGGAGACAGCTCCGATTGGCGCGGTAGGCAATGCAGCGATTGCTGCGCATCGGTCAAGAACGGCAGGGCGGCTGTTCAACAGATTGGATGAGGTTGGTAAAGGGGATACCATTACTGTTATTACAAGCGGACAGGAATACAAGTATGTTGTATATGATGTATCTATTGTAGAGCCTACCGATATTTCGGTACTGAAGGGAAAGGATGACGATAAGATTTTGACCCTTATTACCTGTGATCCGCTAGTCAACCCTACCCACAGACTCATCATTCACGCGAAGCTGACCTGA
- a CDS encoding transglutaminase-like domain-containing protein codes for MKKFYLMLITLFVIVTSVQTGTAQAANADSSWLNVGQLDQGIIGVSYDVPKDKKMKLMITKDNNSYTYNLYTSKPTETFPLQQGNGSYKVSVLENTTGNKYKVLSSETVSLSMSNVNAVYLSSVQNVKWSSSDKSVQKAAQLTKGLTTDADKVKAIYNYIVANVKYDYSLANSVSTDYIPNNDNTLATNKGICYDYASLFATMLRSEGIPTKLVMGNTSYVTSYHAWNEVFLNGKWVTIDTTVDAGLGKKTATTELVKSASKYTAAKFY; via the coding sequence ATGAAGAAGTTTTATTTAATGCTGATTACGCTTTTTGTGATCGTCACTTCCGTGCAGACAGGCACTGCTCAAGCAGCAAATGCAGATTCAAGCTGGTTAAATGTTGGACAACTTGATCAAGGGATTATCGGGGTTTCGTACGATGTTCCTAAGGACAAGAAGATGAAGCTCATGATTACCAAGGACAATAACAGCTATACTTACAACTTATACACTTCCAAACCGACCGAGACGTTCCCGCTGCAACAAGGTAATGGCTCTTACAAGGTCTCCGTTCTTGAGAATACTACCGGCAACAAATACAAAGTACTATCTTCCGAGACTGTATCTCTCTCCATGAGCAATGTGAATGCCGTATATTTGAGCTCTGTACAGAATGTAAAGTGGAGTTCTTCCGATAAATCCGTTCAAAAGGCAGCACAGCTTACAAAGGGTCTGACCACAGATGCAGACAAAGTTAAGGCTATCTACAATTACATCGTAGCTAACGTGAAATATGACTACTCTCTGGCCAACAGTGTAAGCACGGATTATATTCCGAACAACGACAACACACTGGCTACCAACAAAGGGATCTGCTACGATTACGCTTCCTTGTTCGCTACTATGCTCCGCAGTGAAGGGATTCCAACCAAGTTGGTTATGGGGAATACAAGCTATGTAACTTCATACCATGCCTGGAACGAAGTGTTCCTGAACGGCAAATGGGTGACGATTGATACTACAGTGGATGCAGGTCTGGGCAAGAAAACAGCAACAACAGAACTGGTCAAATCAGCAAGCAAATATACTGCAGCGAAATTCTACTAA